Below is a genomic region from Thunnus thynnus chromosome 22, fThuThy2.1, whole genome shotgun sequence.
acacacaccacattcCTTGCTCCCTTCCATTCTCGCTAAGTCATTAATAAACCTCGCTGTTATGCCTCTTTCCTTCATTGTTTCAACCAAGTGTGCACACTTGGTagttctatttaaaaaaaacaacagcaccaACAATCACTATAACATTACTCATGACACtctaatattataattattggatatgattttaatgttaatCATGAACAAATCATGAAAACTCTTTCATCAGCCAGAaccctcttttttcttttctactcTTATTTTTCTGTCCATGTGCATCTTTGCTTATTCAGGGAAAGGCTAAGAGTCAAATTATTCTCCATCCACAGCCACCGGAATGCGCTTTTATTATCCATTTTTTGTGTATTAGTCCTATAATTTCTAGCCAGAGGTTTGTAAAGGGCAGTCTTAGTCTGCCTGCAGCCTTTCACAAAGCAATCACAGATTTTATTTAGAGCATTTATAGTGTGTTTATTGCTGCCtcatgtctgttctgttctttcattttaattgtctATCAGTGTTATTTTCAATTTATTGCTGGTGACACCAGGAAAAGATTTACTTTTGGTATTTGAGCAGCCAGCCATATCACACTCTGTGTTGGGGTGAGGAATTTGTCAACCCTGTTTATACTGTGGTACTTTTACCATCAACCTCTGGTTGTATCAGGCTATTGTGAGCAATGTTGCAAATGAATGAACaggacatttttaaagcaataCTTGCTctatcctactgactttggtgaacccctgacttttcctctagcatcaccatgaggttgaactttttttggttccgactgaaatatcttgacaactatgaaatagattgccatgaaatttggtatagACATTCACGTTCCCCACAGGATGATTCGTAATAATGGGTGATCTTTTGACTTGTCATCTAGCACCTCCATGATGTCAACACTTCAATTTCTTCAATTTGATTTATTGCCATATCTCCTCTACAAATGACATTTCAATCAGCAGTAttttgtttagtgctaattggCAATATTAGCATCCTAACACATTAagacatggtaaacattatacagtatcggctaaacatcagcatattattgtcattgtgtttaTGATAatatgctgacgttagcatttagtgCTAACCACAGCTATCCCCAAGGACAGCCTCACAGAACTGCTGGCATGACTGAAGACTATTAGTCTTGTTTATTTACCTGTAGTAGCATGGCATCAAATGGGACTGCACACTAAAACAGTCCTATTTAGAGCCAGACCAATACATAAACATTAGGACTGCATGACTCTGGTCAAAATGAGAATCACAATTTCCTATAGTCTCTTTAATGCTCAGTGGGATGTTCAATTGCTCATGCGACAGGGATTTCCTGCTACAGTCTTCCTGACCTTTCTGTATGTTTACAGTTTTACTTTTGCCTGCAAAGTATGATACGTGCTTTTGACTTCTGTCATCGTCTTTGAATCTGGTTCCACACGGTAGACTTTACAACTTTTTATGGTACATGCACTGCATTTTTGTCAGAACTGGAGGTAAATATATTTAGTCTTTCTCACCATCACTGGGTTTCTGCCACTCTTAACACATTTTATGATTCCTACAAAGCTTTTTCTTTCACTACATGTTACTGTCTCTCACACTTGTTAGATTTGTTTGCATCTATGTCAgttcctctctttctgtgcaCACTTGTCATTTGTTAATGCAACTTAGGGAGACATTAGAATTGTTTGTTTAGATGCAATGGGTCTCCCGCTAATGCAAACTCTGAGATTGCATAGTGGCCTGAATTGAGGTTGCAATCTTTTTTGATAAATTGTGCAGCCCTAATCAGCATAGTCAATATTATCAGCCAAGAGCAGTTTATTGTACGTTGTATGTTTGGATCTATGGCAGACTACATATCTAAGGTCATTGGTCACTTTAAAGTATATAAATACTCTTTAACATCTTATTTTTGCCTTGAAATTTGTAGAAAGAAATTGATTAAAGAGtctaaaaatgccaaactctACTTATCCAGTTTTTAATGTCTTGTGTGGCAGGTACGGATTGGAGTGTTTTCAACAGTACAAAGAGAACCTCCACAAGTTCTTTGGCCAGATTAAAACCATTGTTTGCCACGAATGTCTCATCCTGTGGACTCTGGCCATGCCACTTGGCAAGAAGATCAAGGGTGGATTCTTAGTGCCTGAAGTGAGTATCTCTCTGCCAGTGGATCTCCAACCAAACTCTAGACCAGCTGATTTCACTTGCTGGCACACCTTCAACCAGAGGGTAGGGAAGGGAGCAGCTGCATGTTGGAATTGTAGAAACATGAGGGCTGCAGAGACAAAACATACAAAGAGATTGGCTTTTCTAAAGATTCCTAACTTACTGTTTCACATTCTCATATTGGCTTGGACCTTTCAATCTTTATCTGAGACACacatcagattgtttttgttgtactGCCTTACTCTTGAGCATATCATGGTAAATTTCTCTTTGAGAGGTAGAGTTTCTTATCTGTCTAGATAACACTGGACACACAGCCTTGACAGAATTAATGAGTTTGTGTCTGCTGAATCAGAAGTGTTCACCTTTTCTTAAAGTGTCTGtaacatcattattttgtatGCTGACCACATACTTACAAAATATAAACCACAACCTATGTACTCCTCCACAGGAAACCTAAGGGAGGCTTATTGTTCACAATAATGCAGGATTCCTTAAAAACAGGTGTGGTTCCAGTGAGTCTCTATGGATCCTGTGCAAAGTTAAAACTGCTTTAGCACCCTTCCTCTATACCAAGCTTAATTTTAGCTAAGATACTTTTAGTCAGTGAACCGTTGGAACCATAGACTGTGTATCAAGATAGACTTagcaaggtgtgatgtcacctgttggtttgtattggagccagtttgaagcccagagttacACGTTATGGTcggtgccatcttttccatttggagccaggaccttccaaataaggagtgcggggtgttgcctttcatgctctgagAACACGCCTCGCTACCTAGGAccaaagctaatgctagcttaccaGGAGTTGTCAATCAgcgcccacacagcagacatcaaagctactataagtcttcaaatcttattaacagagcaataaatTCCAAggtgaccaccagcacacttattagagagTCCAAATGTAGAGACTGAGACCataatgattgacttagtatttctagagagaagttggcgctttttgaatgggagtcagctGGATCATCTAGTGGCCatcagtggcattgcactttaagataattccacattggcttcagtcATGCTAGCACTGTGGCTCTTAGGAAGGCAAGGTCAGTtgatctgtgcaccactttggtccagactgacaTATCTTGGATGGCCTTTCAGTTTGATACAGATATCCACGCTGCCCAGAGGACTTCTACTGACTGCCATCCCCTGACTTTTTGTCTAGTGCTgtcatcaggtcaaagtttcaTTGTGTCCAAACACtgtggtttatgactaaatggGAGAGACTAAAAGTCCCTTCTCAGGGATGCTCACCCAGTATGCCCTCCTTGAAGACCCAGCCCTACTCTGACCCTGGCTCTGACCCTATATTtgtaccctaaccctaaccatctcacttcCCATGCCTAACCCCAATCAATGGGCCCTTGGGTATCTTTGTCAGACCACAAGGCACACTGGGTAAAGTCTCTCCCATGACAAAATACTTGCAAAaccaatgacattcccatcagcctcagctagcTGTACAACTTTatgttttgtgctaattagcaaatctcagcatacaaacacactaaGATGAgagatgtgattggctgagagtgtatttattaatcaccacaCCTGCTAATCTTTATTCCACTTAACCCAGCCCTTTTCCACTTTGCACTGCTGCACATTCAGTACACGAACCAAAATATCAGGTGGAGGTGCACACACAGTCCATGCAACCAAGACCTTCTACACTGCACTGGTCATTGTGCttgtacaaataaaatatggCCCAAAGTCTTGTTTCCAAAATGATCCTCAAGTCAGTTAGTTCACTACACTGGTGGCAAATCCAAATTCAACTTCCAACATTAAGTAGTATTTAAGTATCTTTAAGAAAGCAGGGAGGGCTGCAGAGAAAACTGGACTCATCAGTTGGCTTTGATCTCCTCACCAACTTTGCTCCACCATACATTAAGAAGAACATATTTAGGTTTGATGTTTTATTGCTTCGGGTTTGTCAAAGTCAGTAAACCTTACACTTTGCCTGTTGGCAGTATACAGTAGTTTGTCTTTAACATTCATGGCACAATGTCTCCTAAAGTCATCCAAATGTGAAAATCAAGAAATATTAAACATGTAACAATTCTAACAAAATAATGGCCATGGGCTATAACAGAAgatctctgtctgtcttgtttgtttctgcCACTCTTGATTACAAGGCTCAAGCTCAAAATCTCCATATGAGAATTTTCCCTCAATACTGTGTAATACATATAGTATGTATTATAGAAAGGTAGTAAATGATAACATTGACTTATTGGCCAAAATTATTACCAAACACCGTGTTTAGAACAACAAATGTATTATAGGTCATGAACTGAGTATGAGTTGAATCACTGATCAGCATTATTGAATTATGACAGATAAGCCACTTGGGTCCCACAGTATGCTATGACATCATTGAGGCTAATTTGTACAGTGGTCGGCTGGCTGATGCCTATGGCTTGGACATCCTTGATCTACACTTCCACTTCCGCCTCAACCTGCAGAACCGCATGCCAGACGGCGTCCACTGGGATGCACTGGCCCACCGACGCATCAGCAGCCTCCTGCTGCAGCACGCTGCTGATGCCTGGGGAGTACAGCTGCCtcacccccccttccctccAGGACAAGGTCAGTACACACACTGCTGTTAGTCTGACATACCGTGTGCTGACATGTTATCGACCTTTGATTTCATATGGTTCAGTCCAGTGACAGGTTCACGTCTGTTATGACACAGTTTATTGACTCCATATTTACTGTGCTGCACAACTGATCAATACTACAGTGGAAGACCTTTCCCTGACCTGATCCAGATTGATTctacaaacatacacaacacacatatgCTTTCTTTATGTACTTTCAGTGAATATAATAATGTCACCCTGTGTTTTAATTGAGAGTttagtttaaaagaaaaatgccaCATTAGTTTCACCCGAGTGACAAAAAgagatataaaaaaagaaaaatagaaatctaAAAAGTTCCCAATtgctacaaaaacattttactttacATGGTGAAAATAACCAAACTgtgcaaaaaatacacaaaccgAAAATGTTTCAGTCAAGAGAATAATTATCAGCACATCATCAACACAAAATGTGTGGTATTCATCGTAATCAGTAATTCTGGGCAAACTAGTCAGACCTATGAGAACATGCAGGATTTAATATCTTCCTGCTATCACAAGGCAAAATGTCCCAGATAGCTGGAAACCCCATTCTCAACTCTTATGTAGGTTTAATGTGACTCACTAAACATCTTCACTGTTTTTTGGACATAAAAGCAGCAGACATCGTCAGCTACCCATGTTTTAAGGTTTGACCATTACgtgtgtactgtactgtatgcttGAATGATTTGGTGCATGAACTGTAATGTGATGTGAAACCATGACAGAGGTGTAGTTTATGATGTCCGAATGTTTAGTGTGTCAGGGTTACAGGCGAGACTTTGGACATCACAGTTTCAGACCAGAATGGCCCCATCCAAGACCCCCCCTGGACTCAGGTTTGTACAGTCCAAGTTTCTCTTATTGTCAGTCACTCAGAGGTTATGAAAGATAACAAATACAgtgaattgaaaaaataaaaaagtatattaaaaacaaatcagctCATGGTCACTGGTTGGATATTGCATCTTATTCTTTCATCCATGTTCTTTTTCTCAGGTGCCCTGCAGAGACAGACCCTGGTGCAATATGAGCAGAATCATCTCAGATCACATAACTTTCACTTTGCTCCACCAAACACAGGTAACACTCTCTGCCCTCGtgttggttttctgtgtgtataaCTCTTTGTGATGGAAGTACTATCTACCTGAGTCAACACCAAATAAACATCATCTTTTAATTTTAGcatgacgtgtttttaatcattcagCATATTCTTTCAGTAATTTTAAAAGTCACCATGTGTAAAATTTGAAATTGTCCAACTTAGTCACCCTCCAGTGGTAGTCTGCACCTCTATCTGTTCAATAAAGGCAAAATATACCTCacagtaaaaaatacaacaaacttaATATCTATAAAATGAGTCTGTTCTGATTGAGCTGAGCTTACTTACCATGCTgtagaaatgtgcaaaaatCTACAGTTCTTCACCGACCATTAAAGAGGAGGAAAATAGAGTAAAATATGCAACTTGAAATCGTTTAAACTTACCTCTGCCCTTATAGTTATACTATAAGATTCACTGAaatttgattaaacaaactATCATGCCCATTGTCGAGGTATGGTATGTTGTGAGGAAGTATCTTGAAAAACATTGGTCACTATCACAATATAGTCCAATATGTGATAATCAGTTCTTTGTATCAGATAGAGCAGATGCTACATTTAAAGTATGGGGATCAAAAGGAGAAAATCCTAGATCGATATTTACTTAACACAGATAACATGGTGTTGATGATGAGGAATTTAGGTGTAATTTTGACATAGGCCGGAAACACTTGTTCGAATATACCCAACACAGGACAAATGACTTTAGAGTAAACCAAAATAAAAGACTCATGGCACTCCTCTGAAAAAAGACAAGCAAACCAAGTATTAAACAGTGGGCTAGGCAGATGTTATTAAGTCATTCATTAGAAAAGcttatgtattaaaatgaaaacgGTATATGTTTGAAAACGTTGGGgacttttattgcttttttcaaGTGTATGGCCTTGATAGATAATcaagaagaggaagaatgaATGCTTCTTGGTGTAATTATGCTAAGTTAATTAatacaatattattttataatttattttcaatttacatGTGTTGTATAAAGGATTATAGATGTATGAAAAGATAcaattttatatctttttttggttttaaataTATCAATGTGTGCTTTGGTTTATACAGCTTTTTCCAGAATCATGTGTGTACACAAGGCcatgaataatgaatatatattgtttaaaaaGTTGGAACTTCAACCTAAAGATTGCTCATTTTTCCATGTATGTGTATGGAAGAGCAGCAAACATCAGACCCCTGCTGGCGCCAACACAGCATGCCAATCACCACCACCCTGCACAGACTGATGGTCACCACTATAGAGGTAAAGCTCCAGTCCATCTGCCTGCAGTGGAATTACTGTTACTGGGCACACTTATGCTATTCCCACcttactttatttttctctctaaaacTTTGGACTCTGGCTGCTTCCACATACACATGAGATGTGCTGATGTGTTCAGATTTGTGATATTATGCATAATAAAAGCTGATAATGCAGTGGATGAGGGCACTTCATTACAAACCACTTGcctatgttaaaaaaaaaatggaattgtGTCCTCATTCGTTGAGCTAACTAGATAAACAAGGCAAGGATGTCCAGTCTCACCAATAATTTTTATGTTGGCATTGGAACCCCTGGCATGTGCTATTAGAACTAACCAACAAATAAGTGGTATTAATATATATGagtatgattttaaaataaatgtatatgcagatgatatatCATTAACTCTTTTAAATCCAGCAATCTCAGTGCAACACTTATTTAAGCTCATAAATGAGTTTAGCAGTCTTTCAGGATATAAAGTAAATTAGAACAAGAGCGAACCGACTCTGCTCAACTGCATGACTTTTCCAGCCCATGTTGCCATAACTCAGATAGTTTGGAAGTAAGAGGGACTGAAATATCTTGGTATTATAATATTGAGAAGACATTCGAGATAAATGGTCCTAAATTGATTAAAACTATCAGAGAACAGGTGGGGAACACTTCCGCTATCCTTTTGGGGCAGAGCAGAgataattaaaattaatgttttccCCAAACTGTCTTTTATGATATCTTCAATTCCACTTAGCTTTTTATAAAGTTTCTTTGGGggaataaaaaacaagaatttgtTTTAATAAACTGACAAAGCATAGAAATAAAGGAGGATTAGGGATACTGGAAATACACTCACTGgtcactttattaggtacacctgttcAACTGCTTGTTAGCGCAAATATCTAATCAGCCAATCACGTGCCAGCAACTCAATGCATTTAGGCATGTAGCCATGGTTAAGATGATCTGCTGAAgttcaaacaaaacatcagaatgGGGAAGAAAGGTGATTTAAGTGACCTTGAATGTGGCAGACGGGCTGGTTTAAGTATTTCAGAAACGGCTGATCTACTTGGATTTTCATGCACAACCATCTCTAGGGTTTACAGAGAATGGTccgaaaaagagaaaatatccaGTGAGCGGCAGTTCTCTTGGCAAAAATGCCTTGTTGATGACAGGTCAGAGGAGAATGGCCATACCAACTCGATAGAAAGGCAGCAGTAACTCAAATAACCACTCGTTACAGTGGAGGTATACAGAAGAGCATCtctgaacacacaacacatcGAACCTTGAAGCAGATGGACTACAGCAGTAGAAGACCACACTGGGCGCCACTGCTGTCAACTAAGAAGAGGAAACTGAGGCTACAATTGGCACAGGCTCATGAAAATTGAACAACAGAAGATTGGAAAAACAGTGATGTCTGATGAGTCTTGATTTCTGTTGCGATATTCAGATGGTAGGGTTAGAATTTGGCGTAAACAACATGAAAGCATGGATCCATCCTGCCTTGTATTGATGGTTCAGGCTGGTGGTGTAATGGTGTAGGGGATATTTGCTTGACACACTTTGGGCCCTTGAGCATCGTTTAAATGCCACAGCCTACCTGACTAATGTTACTGACCATATCCATCCCTTTATGACTACAGTGTACCCATCTTCTAATGGCTACTTGTCACAAAGCTCAAATCATCTCAAACTGGTTTCTTGAACATGACAATAGCACTGTACTCAAATGGCCtctacagtcaccagatctcaatctAATAGAGCACCTTTTAGATGTGGTGGACCGGGAGATTGGCGTCATGGATGTGCAGCTGACAAATCTGCACCATGCCTTCATGTCAAAATAGACCAAAATTTCTGAGGAATGTTTCCAGCACTTTGTTGAATCTATGCCATTAGGAATTAAGGCAGTTCTGAAGGCAAAAGGGGGTCCAACCTGGCACTAGcaaggtgtacctaataaagtggctggtgagtgtctATACATACTGTTTGGCCTTTAATGGCAAATACCCCATGCTTTGGGCCTATCACCAACAGTGTGAGGTCAGCAGTTGGATGTGGCTGAAACAGAAAATTGTTGGTGAGAGTAAAAAACAAGTATCCCTTTCATCTTTGTGGTATTGTACAAAGGTCAATACAAACATTAAGAACCCAATTATTaatttttcatgtgaaacagcaaaaataatccAAAGAAATGTGCAATCAATGGATTAGTTTTGCCTTCATGTCCATTATGGGAGAACCCATTATTCACTGCTGGAGGGAAGACTCTTATTAATAAGAAATGGGAAAGCCACAATGTTAAGAATCTAGGCCAAATTGTAAAGTGGCAGAGAATAATGACATTCAATGAGCTTAAAGCAAATTTCAACTATAatgatttgtgttttctgcagtaTCTACAGCTGAAATTTATAGTACAGAAACTCATATGTCAAGGTACCATACTGGCCTCAGATAAAGACACAGATAATAAATTGAAAGAGATTGTAGCAAATAGAGGCACAGTATCTAAACTTCACAGACTTTGGTC
It encodes:
- the LOC137174503 gene encoding PC-esterase domain-containing protein 1A-like isoform X5 produces the protein MKALFGELSANVTLATDCCAAMRTFVTRSQARQLLHNKFVVVLGGSVQRSMYKDLVLLLQRDQYLTLPQLKSKGELSFERDSLVEGGRLGPMTNGTEYREVRQYRSDHHLLRFYFLTRIYSPYVESVLEDFQQGLKPDVIVISSCVWDITRYGLECFQQYKENLHKFFGQIKTIVCHECLILWTLAMPLGKKIKGGFLVPEISHLGPTVCYDIIEANLYSGRLADAYGLDILDLHFHFRLNLQNRMPDGVHWDALAHRRISSLLLQHAADAWGVQLPHPPFPPGQVCQGYRRDFGHHSFRPEWPHPRPPLDSGALQRQTLVQYEQNHLRSHNFHFAPPNTEQQTSDPCWRQHSMPITTTLHRLMVTTIEGPWNHFRNSAAWPGGLEEPGFKLGSKLVLCKTTIAKLQSHKHEVVLLFLRVWA
- the LOC137174503 gene encoding PC-esterase domain-containing protein 1A-like isoform X7; this encodes MKALFGELSANVTLATDCCAAMRTFVTRSQARQLLHNKFVVVLGGSVQRSMYKDLVLLLQRDQYLTLPQLKSKGELSFERDSLVEGGRLGPMTNGTEYREVRQYRSDHHLLRFYFLTRIYSPYVESVLEDFQQGLKPDVIVISSCVWDITRYGLECFQQYKENLHKFFGQIKTIVCHECLILWTLAMPLGKKIKGGFLVPEISHLGPTVCYDIIEANLYSGRLADAYGLDILDLHFHFRLNLQNRMPDGVHWDALAHRRISSLLLQHAADAWGVQLPHPPFPPGQVCQGYRRDFGHHSFRPEWPHPRPPLDSGALQRQTLVQYEQNHLRSHNFHFAPPNTANIRPLLAPTQHANHHHPAQTDGHHYRGALEPFQELSSLAWRTRRTRI
- the LOC137174503 gene encoding PC-esterase domain-containing protein 1A-like isoform X6; this translates as MTNGTEYREVRQYRSDHHLLRFYFLTRIYSPYVESVLEDFQQGLKPDVIVISSCVWDITRYGLECFQQYKENLHKFFGQIKTIVCHECLILWTLAMPLGKKIKGGFLVPEISHLGPTVCYDIIEANLYSGRLADAYGLDILDLHFHFRLNLQNRMPDGVHWDALAHRRISSLLLQHAADAWGVQLPHPPFPPGQVCQGYRRDFGHHSFRPEWPHPRPPLDSGALQRQTLVQYEQNHLRSHNFHFAPPNTANIRPLLAPTQHANHHHPAQTDGHHYRALHSHCQQNTAGFGISDFHSPPPVHPHPPPCRSFPAAGDWTHSRQYYNPLPPTNLWRGQQVHHQTRAICSQTYSRFSAGGGFRFCPPFQADDRCVRMRRWRPHVRAHPYSPHLPLVGPRHHAYRW